A DNA window from Flagellatimonas centrodinii contains the following coding sequences:
- a CDS encoding ParB/RepB/Spo0J family partition protein gives MTAFDSLMGSASPPARGKKRTKARPTDNATSRVRVDQLLPDPFQPREVVDPEALEELANSVEHDGLIQPIVVRRSPNNDDAFLVMAGQRRWFVIRKLGWKHVDVIIREMDDEYDIRLLQSAENKHRRGISLVEEARAVAATLAAGAARGHNRTSIAAAMGYRRDHFNNLLSFADAPDAVVGLYTDGVTRNLEALRAATDIHRASPDLFAAVTRPRMMTARQMRAIALRLKAGESAPAVLKGLTEGKGRDRPKRARVALAGRFGWVSLGRLPTLQVSPEIEVHFDDGDRMRINVESEPLSWCGLG, from the coding sequence ATGACAGCATTTGACAGCCTGATGGGGAGCGCTTCGCCGCCAGCGCGGGGCAAAAAACGGACGAAAGCACGGCCGACGGACAACGCAACCAGTCGTGTCCGAGTGGACCAATTGCTGCCGGACCCCTTCCAGCCGCGCGAGGTGGTCGATCCTGAGGCGTTGGAGGAGCTGGCCAATTCGGTTGAACACGACGGGTTGATACAACCGATCGTAGTCCGGCGGTCGCCTAACAACGATGACGCCTTTTTGGTCATGGCTGGCCAGCGAAGGTGGTTCGTTATTCGGAAGCTGGGATGGAAGCACGTCGACGTCATCATCCGTGAGATGGACGATGAGTACGATATCCGGCTGTTGCAAAGCGCCGAGAACAAGCACCGGCGGGGGATTAGCCTTGTCGAGGAGGCGCGAGCTGTAGCAGCGACCCTTGCCGCCGGCGCTGCCAGAGGACACAACCGGACCAGCATCGCTGCCGCAATGGGCTATCGCCGGGATCACTTCAACAACCTTCTCTCCTTTGCGGACGCGCCCGACGCCGTGGTGGGGCTCTACACGGATGGAGTCACCAGGAACCTTGAAGCGTTGCGCGCTGCTACTGACATTCATCGGGCATCACCCGATCTCTTTGCTGCGGTTACGCGGCCCAGGATGATGACCGCGAGGCAGATGAGAGCGATAGCCCTCCGTCTGAAGGCCGGTGAGTCGGCCCCAGCAGTTCTCAAAGGATTGACCGAGGGCAAAGGTCGCGATCGACCGAAGAGAGCCAGGGTTGCCCTGGCTGGGCGCTTCGGGTGGGTCTCTCTTGGGCGGCTGCCAACGCTGCAGGTCAGCCCCGAGATAGAGGTCCACTTTGATGATGGCGACCGAATGCGAATCAATGTGGAGAGCGAACCACTGAGCTGGTGCGGTCTTGGCTGA
- a CDS encoding VWA domain-containing protein, whose protein sequence is MMALSPIALLKHGALARESLGFLLKMLATTLNVRLMFGTRAATDGEVVYLPHIPYKATPELVEMVVGNLFHEVAHLWFTDFDVVGRAVRSSDRPNIFKGLVNAIEDPRIEACLRVRMPGALGRIYSGRRQAKMLGFVRQPDGPLNALLLVVVLTGHGLNGMDVSEQLAAARSVLQGALSKDVVDEIEESLKVGFPRLKCTADALQMAQEIMVLIERAESSQPNDASTGDPESEGEDQTSDEEGSETTEAESSGSQSGGGSDEATDEGSDVDGTEAVGGSDGGSQGPDNEPAIDANVSILDGEVDNPGEADVDLKAALAQAADDERKGQPHSAACTAGRAGLELDRIRGSDGYGDTYGELRAQAASQADEVRKHFLALMGRARARRLIPRSSGRPRPGKFLVPGSKPFGRPAESLIRETAVGLIVDCSSSMAGSPARLAAQAAVALVEAASGGRLPVGVWAFTGSEVVELKRFTQPVGDAAGKIGALPFLPSGGTPLAQALEVAGEQMLARSEARKVLFVATDGEPNDPAHARAVIAGLAGLIDVLVIGIGGHSAKGLVPDAIDVCSIQDLGPALIEQLRARVIRSAA, encoded by the coding sequence ATGATGGCGCTCTCACCAATTGCATTGCTGAAGCATGGGGCATTGGCTCGCGAGAGCCTCGGGTTCCTGCTGAAAATGTTGGCCACGACACTGAATGTGAGGCTCATGTTCGGAACGAGGGCGGCAACGGATGGTGAGGTGGTGTACCTGCCACACATCCCGTACAAGGCGACACCTGAGCTGGTGGAGATGGTGGTTGGCAACCTGTTTCACGAGGTCGCTCATCTCTGGTTCACGGACTTTGATGTCGTTGGCAGAGCGGTGCGTAGTTCCGATAGGCCCAATATCTTCAAGGGCCTGGTCAACGCGATCGAGGACCCGAGGATTGAGGCATGCCTGCGTGTACGCATGCCAGGGGCGCTCGGTAGGATCTACTCAGGAAGGCGGCAGGCCAAGATGCTGGGCTTTGTTCGTCAACCTGATGGGCCGTTGAACGCACTGCTTCTCGTAGTGGTACTGACCGGACATGGCCTCAATGGCATGGACGTATCTGAGCAACTGGCCGCGGCACGCTCGGTTTTGCAGGGCGCGCTGTCGAAGGATGTCGTCGACGAAATCGAGGAGTCCCTGAAGGTTGGGTTTCCGCGGTTGAAGTGTACGGCTGACGCTCTGCAAATGGCTCAAGAGATCATGGTATTGATCGAACGAGCCGAATCCTCACAGCCGAATGATGCGTCCACTGGCGATCCGGAGTCGGAAGGCGAAGACCAAACCTCTGACGAGGAAGGGTCTGAGACGACCGAAGCCGAATCATCAGGAAGCCAGTCCGGAGGTGGATCTGATGAGGCAACAGATGAGGGTTCAGATGTCGACGGTACAGAGGCGGTAGGCGGCAGTGATGGGGGCTCGCAAGGTCCTGACAACGAGCCGGCTATCGATGCCAATGTGTCGATACTCGATGGCGAGGTGGACAACCCTGGTGAAGCGGATGTGGATCTGAAGGCTGCGCTCGCGCAGGCAGCCGACGACGAACGAAAGGGCCAGCCCCACTCTGCGGCCTGCACTGCAGGTCGGGCAGGACTGGAGCTGGACCGAATCCGCGGATCTGATGGGTATGGCGACACCTATGGAGAGTTGAGAGCTCAGGCAGCCTCACAGGCCGACGAGGTGCGCAAGCACTTTTTGGCGTTGATGGGGCGAGCTCGAGCCAGGCGTCTGATCCCTCGGTCGAGTGGACGGCCACGTCCGGGAAAGTTCTTGGTTCCTGGATCGAAGCCGTTCGGGCGCCCTGCGGAAAGCCTGATCCGTGAAACGGCGGTCGGTCTTATCGTGGACTGCTCAAGCTCCATGGCAGGGTCACCTGCACGTCTAGCAGCGCAAGCAGCGGTAGCTCTAGTTGAAGCGGCATCTGGTGGTCGTCTACCAGTCGGAGTGTGGGCGTTTACGGGCTCGGAGGTAGTTGAGCTCAAGCGTTTCACACAACCGGTTGGTGACGCGGCGGGCAAGATTGGCGCCCTCCCGTTCCTGCCTTCTGGTGGAACGCCACTGGCACAAGCTTTGGAGGTGGCCGGTGAGCAGATGTTGGCTCGTTCGGAGGCCCGAAAGGTCCTTTTTGTCGCCACCGACGGCGAACCGAATGATCCAGCCCATGCACGAGCTGTAATTGCTGGACTGGCGGGGCTCATTGATGTTTTGGTCATCGGAATCGGTGGCCATAGTGCAAAGGGCCTGGTTCCAGATGCCATTGATGTATGCAGTATTCAGGACCTAGGTCCTGCACTTATCGAGCAGCTGAGGGCGCGAGTCATACGAAGCGCTGCCTGA
- a CDS encoding AAA family ATPase, which yields MNFVERSDGATPQMMNLSGAFNITGVTDPSLPINCPGWTNPTPASTKALDRIPPGFSASIQDVRAVAASLYTGHALCIVGPQGCGKSTLLIAIAALCNWDFEIITGDPSAELMDLMGIRLPEGGWLPNGALECFEHGKLLIIEERDSFNASTTTGLNPLIDRTGLRVPYRGETVHSHRNFRLLGTANTVGNGEGLETFVSSQTQTPAANRRWMFRKMDYLSRKEEEAIVRQRCPAVQDEELDVIFSVVEATRSAARDGAMTAMSTGEVGMIADLLNVMSTSLFRDVFDLVFFSKLPAAQAAAVEEMWKTAAGDKLAAAMSGGAQ from the coding sequence ATGAACTTTGTAGAACGTAGCGATGGAGCAACGCCCCAGATGATGAATCTGAGCGGAGCCTTCAACATCACCGGCGTAACGGACCCCAGCCTTCCAATCAACTGTCCGGGCTGGACCAACCCTACGCCAGCCTCAACCAAGGCACTGGACCGCATCCCGCCCGGCTTCTCGGCATCCATCCAGGATGTTCGCGCCGTTGCGGCCTCTCTGTATACCGGGCATGCCCTGTGTATCGTAGGGCCGCAGGGGTGCGGAAAATCAACGCTGCTGATCGCGATTGCGGCGCTCTGCAACTGGGACTTCGAGATCATCACTGGTGATCCGTCGGCCGAGTTGATGGACCTGATGGGAATTCGGCTACCGGAAGGTGGGTGGCTTCCCAACGGCGCTCTGGAGTGTTTCGAGCACGGGAAGCTGTTGATCATTGAGGAGCGGGACTCGTTCAATGCATCAACGACCACCGGGCTGAATCCTCTGATCGATCGGACTGGCCTTCGTGTTCCCTATCGGGGAGAGACGGTGCACTCGCACCGGAACTTCCGCCTATTGGGCACGGCCAATACGGTCGGAAACGGGGAGGGTCTGGAAACATTCGTTTCGTCTCAGACGCAGACCCCGGCAGCGAACCGGCGCTGGATGTTTCGCAAGATGGACTATCTCTCCCGCAAGGAGGAAGAAGCCATCGTGCGGCAGCGCTGTCCCGCTGTGCAGGATGAGGAGCTCGACGTCATCTTCTCGGTTGTCGAGGCCACACGCAGTGCAGCGCGTGATGGAGCGATGACCGCGATGTCGACCGGTGAGGTTGGAATGATTGCCGATCTGCTCAATGTGATGTCGACCTCCCTGTTCCGTGACGTGTTCGACCTCGTCTTCTTCTCGAAGCTGCCGGCTGCTCAGGCTGCTGCCGTGGAGGAGATGTGGAAGACCGCTGCGGGGGACAAGCTGGCAGCAGCGATGTCGGGAGGTGCGCAATGA
- a CDS encoding DUF3150 domain-containing protein, producing the protein MSREDVMTRGDLVAVRFSCHQVSPTRTLDGETVKSVLGTVSLPKGLDTLLRQEVISREVLRPFGAVDKRCKEWFEYRAVKTELGYIIDPRLMPEASAKLAEEKAKYEEELPKLVASYADACSKRDDEIAKAVAGVPYGPGLQAAVKAARPSLSSIEESVYMEFYFFHVGQINDGFDEEAEAAVQSGVVNLRKDLPGMACREVAKLFGQQEKEIARREQERGMTGKIRQTTVEVALKGAEKLFAVSFLDRKIQTLGNQVHAALKGYVGTGPLDGDRRKEFLALLNRLSSQRHLVRCMETGADPTAGPAKVQHQQVVSPPPQLALMQNPAQPVPASVGVGVARPASAGNAAPVRGLFG; encoded by the coding sequence ATGAGCCGCGAGGATGTGATGACCAGAGGCGACCTGGTCGCAGTCAGGTTCTCGTGTCACCAGGTATCACCAACCCGAACCCTTGACGGGGAGACGGTCAAGTCGGTGCTTGGAACGGTGAGTCTTCCGAAGGGGCTGGATACCCTTCTCCGGCAGGAGGTCATCAGTCGGGAGGTATTGCGGCCGTTTGGCGCGGTCGACAAGCGGTGCAAGGAGTGGTTCGAGTATCGGGCTGTAAAGACGGAACTCGGCTACATCATCGACCCCCGCTTGATGCCGGAGGCGTCAGCGAAGCTTGCTGAGGAGAAGGCAAAGTACGAGGAGGAACTACCGAAGTTGGTGGCCTCCTATGCGGACGCCTGCAGTAAGCGCGATGACGAGATCGCCAAGGCCGTAGCCGGGGTGCCATATGGCCCCGGTTTACAGGCTGCGGTGAAAGCAGCACGTCCTTCGCTGAGCTCAATCGAAGAGAGTGTCTACATGGAGTTCTATTTCTTCCATGTCGGACAGATCAACGACGGGTTCGATGAAGAGGCGGAAGCAGCCGTGCAAAGCGGTGTGGTCAACCTGCGGAAGGATCTTCCGGGGATGGCCTGTCGCGAGGTGGCGAAGCTCTTTGGACAGCAGGAGAAAGAGATCGCCCGGCGGGAGCAGGAGCGGGGGATGACGGGGAAAATTCGTCAGACCACTGTGGAGGTTGCGTTGAAGGGCGCTGAAAAGCTCTTCGCTGTGTCCTTCCTGGATCGCAAGATCCAAACGCTTGGGAACCAGGTTCACGCCGCCCTAAAGGGCTACGTTGGCACTGGGCCCCTTGACGGTGATCGTCGCAAGGAGTTTCTGGCCTTGCTCAATCGACTGTCGAGCCAACGGCATCTGGTCCGCTGCATGGAGACTGGTGCTGACCCGACGGCTGGGCCTGCGAAGGTTCAGCATCAACAGGTGGTCTCGCCACCTCCCCAACTGGCACTGATGCAGAACCCGGCCCAGCCGGTGCCCGCGTCGGTCGGTGTAGGGGTGGCAAGGCCGGCTTCAGCTGGTAACGCAGCTCCCGTAAGGGGGTTGTTCGGATGA
- a CDS encoding type II secretion system protein GspD gives MQKVLTPLIAGITLLAGCATQISEERRTQVLLPEEDTALTVGRRPEGAPTFLRVYRVNDASVRPVRLAGVPLSYVLAEALPDHQAVAIDSGVLMDGTVSIASRGGSAAQFLEDLGRVSGYDFKIVGEYVEVRSVITEEWTLAAVAGRSKSEARVQGGSSSQNGQGAQGVGGASQSSSSGGEERKLSAEFTSEIDEWESIVSGARAILEGKAGAPSAPTPIPVFTDSAGQQLNAVSRAAPAQTNILSVRSIGLIQATGPVSRIRAIDSYLSSVQVKSLRQVRLSARFVEVSLSDSKSQGIDWSALGQHFFSNGVKFGLDAGGDFSVGTDGLGGFNLGLDLEYGDESLTALMSFLARYGDVTLRDQPQATTTNGKTVYIGSGEEFGYISAIQQAVTQGAIATTGSTQRILIGVEMAVTPRVLDDGRVLIEIVPVVSTFRGFDDYEIDGNVFSQPRITLKQLATQVITRSGEPVQIGGLISSRLTSELRKLPVGDKETLGLGPLFEAQLNTLDRTELILLVTPYLEET, from the coding sequence ATGCAGAAAGTTCTCACACCCCTGATCGCAGGGATTACCCTCTTGGCCGGATGCGCAACTCAAATCAGTGAGGAGCGTCGGACGCAGGTATTGTTGCCCGAAGAGGATACAGCCCTGACGGTTGGGCGGCGGCCGGAAGGAGCGCCCACATTCCTTCGCGTTTACCGCGTAAATGACGCCTCGGTCCGGCCAGTTCGCTTGGCTGGTGTGCCATTGAGCTATGTGCTGGCCGAAGCGCTTCCGGACCACCAGGCTGTGGCGATCGATAGTGGCGTCCTGATGGATGGCACCGTGAGCATCGCTTCGCGCGGCGGTTCGGCGGCACAGTTCCTTGAGGACCTCGGGAGGGTGTCAGGCTACGACTTCAAGATCGTGGGCGAATATGTCGAAGTTCGGAGTGTCATCACGGAAGAATGGACGCTGGCCGCGGTTGCCGGCCGCTCGAAGTCGGAAGCTCGAGTGCAAGGGGGGTCTTCATCCCAAAATGGCCAGGGCGCCCAGGGTGTCGGTGGCGCCAGCCAAAGCTCCTCAAGCGGAGGTGAGGAGCGAAAGCTCTCAGCTGAGTTCACCAGTGAGATTGATGAATGGGAATCCATCGTTTCGGGGGCGCGAGCCATTCTTGAAGGCAAGGCGGGCGCGCCGAGCGCCCCAACGCCGATTCCCGTGTTCACGGACAGCGCAGGTCAACAGTTGAACGCGGTTTCCCGGGCGGCGCCTGCGCAGACCAACATCCTCTCGGTCCGATCGATCGGGCTAATTCAAGCCACCGGACCTGTCTCGCGCATTCGCGCGATCGACAGCTACCTTTCCTCCGTCCAGGTCAAGAGCCTGAGACAGGTTCGGCTTTCGGCGCGGTTCGTGGAAGTGTCGTTGTCCGACAGCAAGAGCCAGGGGATCGATTGGAGTGCTCTCGGGCAGCACTTCTTCTCCAATGGGGTCAAGTTCGGGCTTGATGCCGGCGGCGACTTCTCGGTGGGGACCGACGGCCTGGGTGGGTTCAACCTCGGCCTCGATCTTGAATACGGTGACGAATCACTGACAGCCTTGATGAGCTTTTTGGCTCGCTATGGTGATGTGACGCTACGTGACCAACCGCAAGCCACCACGACGAACGGGAAGACGGTCTATATCGGCTCTGGTGAGGAGTTCGGCTACATAAGCGCGATTCAGCAGGCCGTTACCCAGGGCGCGATTGCGACGACGGGTTCAACGCAGCGAATCCTTATCGGTGTCGAAATGGCTGTAACCCCACGCGTGCTGGACGATGGACGTGTGCTGATCGAGATCGTGCCCGTGGTGTCGACCTTCCGTGGGTTCGACGACTACGAGATTGATGGCAACGTGTTCAGTCAGCCCCGGATCACGCTGAAGCAGCTGGCCACACAGGTGATCACCCGTTCGGGCGAGCCGGTTCAGATAGGCGGCCTTATCTCATCACGCCTTACCTCCGAATTGAGGAAGCTGCCGGTCGGGGACAAGGAAACGCTCGGGCTTGGTCCGTTGTTTGAGGCCCAGCTCAATACGCTGGATCGGACCGAGCTAATCCTCCTGGTCACGCCATATCTTGAGGAGACCTGA
- a CDS encoding GspE/PulE family protein encodes MRDDARSVLDQVILPLREDESLSERAEAQVREEWRRNGSPLLVPKLLELGVASGRVATAVAEARRLPVYPSSKYGSDGSDEAPPCGVERGDDAEWIYCDNQILYVVNPFDVKLLKRLQGEIKEIAALGVIARAKLKESAAQSLEPLAGDDQKYVVAFEKVLTVIRNAARAKVADIHLTPWADRCDVAYNIDGELGTPVARLSHGEYLLWINSIQGKINKTSGNYVEPEKGMFTVTVDGGHVIKLRVQVWPTVIGNSDQKWPKMVLRLLNNEVETKTLRQVGVPDWSTNNQLLKMRMLIERPEGLVVLTGPTGSGKTSNLAAVQGDLVRTNPNLVIYTVEDPVEISQSGVVTSEAEPKAKFSFAEAVEAFLRGGPHVIIVGEVREEGVAAQALRAAITGHLVFTTLHTNSAPGAITRLLDLKCDPFIVSAALIAATGQRLVRKLCMDCSTKVRWGELISGEHKSLQGLDAETLKARYINAKALYGGLDFYPKSVDHEVRVPRKGGCPKCDRRGYKGRVLVHELLMISKRIERLIANGAAESEIVRQANLEGFKHMGEHAMKHVYDGTTSLEAASKVLDQFCDMDDLMLGDTKQAPAPRRPELVVTMHPELNRVVLNVLGEPQGVEQLVEDIRQGRDRTAELAELLKVRERLDDLLSTHDVAKSLPTLSRRAV; translated from the coding sequence ATGCGCGATGACGCCCGCAGTGTGCTCGACCAGGTCATCCTCCCGCTAAGAGAGGATGAGTCGCTGTCCGAGCGCGCAGAAGCGCAGGTGCGCGAAGAGTGGCGGCGGAACGGCTCGCCCCTTCTGGTGCCCAAGTTGCTGGAACTTGGCGTCGCAAGTGGGAGAGTGGCCACGGCAGTCGCAGAGGCGCGCAGACTTCCAGTCTATCCGTCGTCGAAGTATGGCAGCGACGGGAGTGATGAGGCTCCGCCGTGCGGTGTAGAACGCGGAGACGACGCCGAGTGGATCTATTGCGACAATCAGATCCTGTACGTTGTAAACCCCTTTGACGTAAAGCTGCTGAAGCGACTACAGGGCGAAATCAAGGAGATCGCAGCTCTTGGCGTTATCGCGAGAGCTAAGCTGAAGGAGAGTGCGGCACAGTCGTTGGAGCCGTTGGCTGGTGACGATCAGAAGTATGTTGTTGCGTTCGAAAAGGTCCTGACAGTGATCCGCAACGCCGCAAGGGCAAAGGTTGCAGATATCCACCTAACACCATGGGCGGATCGGTGCGATGTCGCGTACAACATTGACGGCGAGCTCGGGACACCGGTGGCACGGCTGTCACATGGCGAGTACCTACTCTGGATCAATAGTATTCAGGGCAAGATCAACAAGACGTCTGGCAACTACGTTGAGCCCGAAAAGGGGATGTTCACCGTTACCGTAGATGGTGGACATGTGATCAAACTCCGCGTCCAGGTCTGGCCTACAGTCATCGGCAATAGCGATCAGAAGTGGCCGAAGATGGTCCTCCGGTTGCTCAACAACGAGGTCGAGACGAAAACCCTCAGGCAGGTTGGCGTTCCTGATTGGTCAACCAACAACCAGTTGCTGAAGATGCGGATGCTAATCGAGCGTCCGGAAGGGCTAGTGGTTCTGACCGGGCCGACCGGGTCGGGAAAGACGTCGAATCTAGCTGCAGTTCAGGGAGACCTGGTAAGAACCAATCCGAACCTGGTCATTTACACCGTTGAGGACCCTGTCGAGATTTCACAGAGTGGGGTCGTCACCTCAGAGGCGGAGCCAAAGGCTAAGTTCTCCTTCGCGGAGGCGGTAGAAGCCTTTTTGCGCGGTGGCCCCCACGTGATCATAGTTGGGGAGGTTCGTGAGGAAGGAGTAGCTGCGCAGGCGCTTCGTGCCGCCATTACCGGACACCTTGTCTTCACGACGCTTCACACGAACAGCGCACCGGGCGCAATTACGCGGCTGCTGGATCTGAAGTGCGATCCGTTCATCGTAAGCGCGGCGCTGATAGCTGCCACGGGTCAACGTTTGGTGCGAAAGCTCTGCATGGACTGCTCAACAAAGGTTCGATGGGGCGAACTGATCAGTGGCGAGCACAAGAGTCTCCAGGGACTGGATGCCGAGACACTAAAGGCCCGCTACATTAACGCGAAGGCTCTGTACGGCGGGCTCGATTTCTATCCCAAGTCGGTCGATCACGAGGTTCGAGTACCCCGCAAAGGGGGGTGCCCGAAATGCGATCGTCGTGGATACAAGGGTCGTGTCCTCGTGCATGAGCTGCTGATGATCAGCAAGCGTATCGAACGGCTGATAGCAAATGGGGCGGCTGAATCTGAGATTGTCCGCCAGGCCAACCTGGAAGGGTTCAAGCACATGGGCGAGCATGCCATGAAGCATGTCTACGACGGGACCACATCGCTAGAGGCGGCCTCGAAGGTCTTGGACCAGTTCTGCGACATGGATGACCTGATGCTCGGCGACACGAAGCAGGCACCGGCCCCGCGGCGACCCGAGCTGGTTGTGACAATGCACCCAGAGCTCAACAGAGTCGTTCTCAACGTACTTGGGGAGCCGCAGGGGGTGGAGCAGTTGGTAGAGGATATTCGGCAGGGTCGGGATCGGACTGCCGAGCTGGCAGAGCTGCTGAAGGTGCGGGAGCGACTCGATGATCTGCTGTCGACTCATGATGTGGCCAAAAGTCTGCCGACTTTGTCACGGCGCGCCGTCTAA
- a CDS encoding prepilin-type N-terminal cleavage/methylation domain-containing protein produces the protein MYKANFKAARGMSIKSAKQKGFTFIELVVVLVVLGVLAFAAYQFGVGKRGETDFSRGVKLMTSDTLEVLGAIYENNAGTYGNLGGATFDADSAKDSLVARGLPTDAPWRQDWAVQSRPAGGQSLVLDWPCANLPAGCTELLNALNSRVAADPIGNNAAANRGITAVTTDGTGATEAIRITYGRPA, from the coding sequence ATGTACAAAGCAAACTTCAAGGCTGCTCGTGGTATGAGCATCAAATCGGCAAAGCAAAAGGGCTTTACGTTCATCGAGCTGGTGGTGGTGCTGGTCGTCCTCGGCGTCTTGGCCTTCGCGGCCTATCAGTTCGGCGTCGGCAAGCGCGGCGAAACGGACTTCAGCCGTGGCGTCAAGCTGATGACCTCGGATACGCTGGAAGTTCTCGGTGCGATCTACGAGAACAACGCTGGAACCTATGGGAACCTGGGAGGGGCAACCTTCGATGCTGATTCAGCGAAGGACTCGCTGGTTGCCCGTGGCCTGCCCACCGATGCGCCGTGGCGTCAGGACTGGGCGGTGCAGTCCCGTCCGGCTGGTGGGCAGAGTCTGGTACTTGATTGGCCGTGTGCCAACCTGCCTGCGGGCTGCACGGAGCTCTTGAATGCCCTGAACTCGCGTGTTGCTGCCGATCCCATCGGGAACAATGCGGCAGCCAATCGAGGCATCACTGCCGTGACTACCGATGGCACGGGAGCGACGGAGGCGATTCGAATCACCTACGGGCGCCCGGCCTAA
- a CDS encoding prepilin-type N-terminal cleavage/methylation domain-containing protein — MKNASRGFSLVELVFVLLLISAMAVGLFRFNEGRRAELMLSAAVRTIVVDIPGTLRPFWEINGYSYGALGAPGFDADRAKTTLVKRGIPAAMPWRDPWEVVSRTSATVTIDFTCGGFRLGCRELVAAVASARESDPLGNSNLRGVTSTAVHSEGAEAALRVVYGR; from the coding sequence ATGAAGAACGCCAGCCGGGGATTCAGCCTGGTTGAACTCGTATTCGTACTGTTGCTGATATCGGCAATGGCGGTGGGCCTTTTTAGGTTCAACGAGGGGCGGCGTGCAGAGTTGATGTTAAGCGCTGCGGTAAGAACAATTGTCGTGGACATTCCGGGAACGCTCCGTCCATTCTGGGAGATCAACGGCTACAGCTATGGCGCACTCGGAGCGCCGGGGTTTGATGCCGATCGGGCAAAGACAACCCTTGTAAAGCGAGGGATTCCGGCGGCAATGCCTTGGAGAGACCCCTGGGAGGTCGTGTCACGAACCTCGGCCACGGTGACGATCGACTTTACGTGCGGCGGTTTTCGCCTCGGCTGCAGAGAACTTGTAGCCGCTGTGGCCTCAGCGCGCGAGAGTGACCCATTGGGGAACAGCAATTTGCGCGGGGTAACCTCGACCGCGGTGCACAGCGAGGGAGCCGAAGCGGCACTCCGCGTCGTCTATGGACGTTGA
- a CDS encoding prepilin-type N-terminal cleavage/methylation domain-containing protein — MHRNQSGFTLLEVLVVGSLLLVLGAGIARLVGGGRASADATRGVALATGQIPDALGRFFYDNGRTYAGITTGWKPTLTSRYRLPLNMPWGGAWTIESAAPGGDPTAIRMRFPCVQHRLGCQDFLEGIQARDVAGDLISVVAGVGTPITSIDVTYSRPRT, encoded by the coding sequence ATGCACCGCAATCAATCCGGATTTACATTGCTTGAGGTCCTAGTAGTGGGATCGCTGCTACTTGTGCTTGGGGCAGGAATTGCTCGTCTGGTTGGGGGCGGCCGAGCATCTGCCGACGCAACCAGGGGAGTTGCATTGGCGACGGGGCAAATCCCTGATGCTTTGGGGCGCTTTTTCTATGACAACGGCCGAACCTATGCCGGCATAACGACGGGGTGGAAGCCGACTCTGACTTCTCGCTACCGGCTGCCGCTCAACATGCCGTGGGGTGGGGCATGGACAATCGAGTCGGCAGCACCAGGTGGCGACCCTACGGCCATTCGCATGCGGTTCCCGTGTGTACAGCATCGACTTGGATGTCAGGACTTTCTTGAGGGGATTCAGGCACGCGATGTTGCGGGCGATCTGATATCGGTTGTGGCGGGCGTTGGCACGCCAATCACATCGATTGATGTTACCTATTCGAGGCCGCGGACATGA
- a CDS encoding type II secretion system protein has protein sequence MGNRGHNGFTMVELLTVLAIIGVSAAAAVSLARGRLEQGHFANTVVQAEAVARVADNYQSRVLSSAPVGAGTVQRTYTYAADFASWEPSATLAAVTGVPLAAETRYGTDIEFRAAGFVAEARFVVPVDQAARITIGGNNLRTAVDGSGNVTVVVQVERLASGYQTLRARGHRAVLMTEETR, from the coding sequence ATGGGTAACCGTGGCCACAACGGATTCACGATGGTTGAGCTGCTCACTGTATTGGCGATCATTGGGGTCTCCGCGGCAGCGGCAGTTTCACTGGCTCGTGGGAGACTTGAGCAAGGACACTTTGCCAATACAGTGGTTCAGGCCGAGGCAGTTGCGAGGGTTGCGGACAACTATCAGAGTCGGGTGTTGAGTTCGGCACCTGTAGGGGCGGGCACTGTTCAGAGAACCTATACCTACGCAGCAGACTTCGCGAGCTGGGAACCAAGCGCAACCCTAGCGGCTGTGACTGGTGTGCCATTGGCGGCAGAGACACGATACGGAACGGATATCGAGTTTCGAGCTGCCGGCTTCGTTGCTGAGGCTCGCTTCGTGGTGCCTGTTGACCAAGCTGCGCGAATCACGATCGGAGGGAACAATCTGCGAACTGCGGTCGACGGCAGCGGGAACGTCACGGTAGTTGTTCAAGTCGAACGTCTCGCCAGTGGTTACCAGACCCTCAGAGCCAGGGGACATCGAGCGGTGCTTATGACGGAGGAGACACGATGA